The following is a genomic window from Mustela erminea isolate mMusErm1 chromosome 14, mMusErm1.Pri, whole genome shotgun sequence.
TCTTCCCAGGACCTGGAAGGGCCTGTCGGTCCCCAGCAAGTCTGCCTCATCCTCAGCAGAGTGGGAACCGGGCTGAGAATCTTCCCAGGCCTCTGCCACCTAGGGCACCCCCTCGTCCCAGATACCCACCTGTTGCAGTGACTCCCACCCTGGGTCTGCCCCTGGGCCCTTCTCCGTTCTCCGCGTCCAACTTACCTGCCCTGGGCCCCCTCCCCACAGGACCCGAGAACCTAATTCCAGGCAAGGTGAGGCCGCCCTATGGTGGAGAAAGTGCTGTTCTAGTCTGGGTTACGCCACTCCCTCTCTGGGGGCCTGGGTCACAGAATGTCACCAGGCAGGGTCTTAGACTCGCCGTCTGTGGAATGGGGATTCTGGGCCCTGCCTGCGCTATCCATTTCAGCAGACCCGTGCAGTTCTCCAAAGGACTGCAGGCTTGGAAGCACTGGTCACGGGGAGGGTGTTGAGAGACTGGCTCTGTGTGTAACCTTTTCTGGAGAACATGGATGCTTTTGGAAAGGGACTGAGAGATAGCTTTAAGCCACCGGCAAGGGGCAAGGACTCATCGCAGGCCTTGACTGGGAAACTTGTGCAGGCGGCGGGCAGCGGTGGGGGGTGAGTCTGTGCATCACTGTATCAGAGACCAAACCCCTCCAAGTGTGGGAAGACCGTGCTGGGACTGGCCTGGCTGGCTGCAGCCCGAGGCATAGCAGGGCATGCTTTGGGAACAACACTAGGCAGGACCTTTCTCTCCAGCCGTTCAGCCACAGCAGATCCCTTCCTGAACTCCTCCAGCGCCACAGCCGGAACAGCCCTTCTTGACAAGCCGTTCATGCTCCTGGCTTGGGTGGATCATGGAACTAAATCCCTGAGCCGGGAAGGCCTtcaaagagagggagagcctcCCACAGAAACCTGGATTCAACAGGGGGTTGGATCCGGGGGCTGGACTCCCAGGTCCGGAGTTCCTGAGGCTGACGGTCTCAGGTACATGTGTCCCCAGGAGAGGCCAcgctgccttttttcttttttcttttttaaggagggagaggtgggggaaggggcagagggagaggaaaagagagaattccaagcaggctccaccccattatggagcccaaagtgggggtCCAtgccacgaccctgggatcatgacctgagccaaaatcaagagctggacgcttaactgacggagccacccaggcgccccgagaggcCACACTTTAAAGCACACTTTGAAGTTTTTAAGCTCCTAGTTGGGATTGCTGGGAGCCTGGGAACAGCAACCCCCCGTGTTCTCAGCCCTCAGACCAGACCTCCATCGGGCCGTAGCTCCCAGCGTTCGTTCCCAGGGCCTCACCAGCAGCTCCTGATCCCGCAGGACAATGGTCTGAACTCCTCCATCTTTGCCAGAAGGATAAATCCGGGGGCTCTGGCGGGAGTGGCGGCGACCAACGGCTCGGGTGGAAGTGGGGATGAGCCTCCCAGTTTCGGCCGAGTACTTTGCCCCCTGCTCCCGCTGAGGTTCCTCCTTCTGCTGGGGGCAAAGTGGCCAGAGACtccaggcagtgagagagagatcgagagagatcaagagagatagagatagagagagagagagagagagagcgagcagggcgggggtggggggcgtggctcaaggaagaaggcagaagggGCCCAGTCATACCTCTAGGGCATTCCCTCCCCTCCTGAAATCCCAGCATCACCACATTGCAGGAAACTAGGAGGATGACCAGGCCAGCCCACCCTGTTCTAGACTCCTCtccccagccaggggcccctctaCAGCCCAAGTTCTTCCTCCTGGAACTTGAATGCTGGAGCCCCTGGCGATCCTCTGAAGTCCTCGTACTTCCTCCTAGGgagaccctcctcccctcccctcccccaagcccatcACAGATTTGACAGCAGTATCCTGGGCCATGGTCCCCATCGCCTACCTTAACTCCCAGGTCAACTGCTCCCAAGTTTGTCCCCCAGAGCTTGGCATCTTTTCTTTGCCCTGGGAAACCCTCCTGAGCCAGGCCTGTGGGTACGAGGCCTGAGACCTCCTACCCTTGCAACCCAGTAGACTGGGGCATACatcctattttatttgtttatttacttgtttatttattttagagagatcaagagagctcctgtgtgtgagcaggggaggggcagaggaagagggagagaagcagactccgtgctgagcacagaactccagtgtggtgctcgatcccaggactctgagatcaagagttggatgttcagctgactgagccacccgggcacccctataCTTTTCCCCATTCTCAAGATAAGAACAGTGAGACCCGGATTGCTTAACTGAGTTGCTGTGAGTATTGCACTGAGTTAGCCGCAAAGCAATTGTGAGAGCTCTGTTGCCCCAGACAAGGGCGGAGCCAGAGTCCGTCTCAAGGGCCACACCTGCCCTCAGTCCCTTTCCAGCTACCTCCAAGCTGCCTCCAATTGTCTTTACTGAATTACCAGCAAATGGCACCCATGAGGTCACCCCATCCTATTTGAAATCCTTCAGTGAATCTCCCCTCCTTAATGAGATCTGACACTACAGTAAGTTCAGAAATTAAGAACAAGCTCCTCTTTTTGTCCACATTCAAAGTCGGCCCCTTCTCAcacttccccccttccccctgccaTGGCTGCCCACGTATCCCTGCATGTCAGCCCGGTCTCTAAGGATGTcctgcctttcccagcttctgtgGTCTTGTGCTGCAGGCCTCCCCTAGGGACGCCTCCCCTGTCCACTTCTTCACATCCCCCTTCTGTTACGAACCCTTCCTGGATTTCTCCACGCAGccaccttctcttctcctccGAGCCCTTGCCATGACCCTCCCTGTTCAGGCCGGTGTTCTgtagccccctcctccctgggccaACAGCCCCCCACCTCTTGTGGACACGGGCTTTACTGTCCATGAGGTGGGAACCCCCTTGGGAGGGATTTTGTTACAAAGAGATGGACCCTTGGATCTCTTCCCGGCAGCGCCTTTGATCCACACCCACCTCTTTGCTCTTCAGCTCATTCTCCTTAGTGAAGACGGCCACCCGGGAAGCCAGGTCCTTCAACTCCTTCTTCCAGGTCTCTGGGAAGACACTGCCAGCTGATATGTGGGgtcctcctccccgccctccctgTGGTACCCAGCACTCGGGGGGAAGCGCCTGGCCACCTCCCCAGCCTTCCCAGCCTCATGTCTTAcagggaaagggggaggcagTGACCTGGGGGGAGGCAGTGACcttgagggagggaggaggaatccccccccccccgcaaccttGGTGCAGTCACTACTTGGCGGGCGGCTGATGTTGATACCCTAGCCTGTGGCTTCACTGGGGGATGCTGGAGATGCTTGGCTCCCTGTGCTAGGAAGTGTGCGGGTTAATCCAGCTTTGCCTCCTTTGGACACTGAGGCCAGGCTGGAGACCCAGTGGCTGTGCTGTACCAGTCACTCAGACATCCACCTGTTCCTGGCGAAGCTGGTCTGGGAGCAGGCTGGCGACAGAGAGCCTCGGAACCCTCTCTGCTCTGCACCGCTGTCCTGGTTCCTCCCTGGGgcctctccccacacccaccaGTGAGCTTCCCCTTGGCCCCGCAGGGAAGGGCAAGGGCCTGGGCAGGGCCATGGCCGCCTGAGAGCTGCCCCTCCATCTCTGGCTGTCTGCTCCGACGGCCCGGTGACGGAGCATACAAGCCACTCAACATTTCCAGTATCATCCCTGTCTCTGGCTGTCAGTCACGTGACTGTggcccacctctgcctctcctctgatGGTTATTACTCCTCAAATACCTCAAATCTGAGTAGGGGCCACATTTCTGAggacctggggagggggtggggaagaatgcAGATGCTGCTGCCTGAGGAAATGTGGAAAAATCTAGGGTACCCCACGGGACCCCAGCAACCTAAGAGCTCTTTCCTTCCCAGGCACCTGGAGAGGGGTTGCTGCCCACGTACACACCCGAGGAAAGCTGAGGCTCCCGATTGGACTGTGGGTCTCCAACGGGGACAGAGATGCCGGGCATCCCCATCAGGCAGCGGGATAAAAGTGTGACTTGAGGCACGGGGGCTAGAGAGAACTCGTCTCTGACGACACAGACAGGCTTCCCGGTGAGATCTGTGAAGGGTGAGAGGCCGTGagaaggagagcctgggtggaCCCTAGGAAGCCCTGGAGACTGGGAGGCGGTGGGCAGGGAGAGCACTGAACCCGCTTCTTCCAGTAACCACAAAAGCCCATAGATCGCTGGAACCGGGAGATCCCGCAGCCATGGAGGCCCTACCCACAGGGACATTAGAATAGACAGTGACAGGCTGTGCTCAGGCTCACCTAGCGAGTCAGGTGGAGGTGAGCTAGGAACCCAGGCTTTCTGGAACCCTAGTACTGGGGTCCTTCTGATGTTCTAGGACAGAGCAAGGCACTGCAGGTGTGAACACACAGAGGCAGACAGCTTAAAGAGGAAGGCACGGGGAGGGTGGCGCGCTAAGCCACAGTCTGTGACCAGAGGGGCCTGGGCTCAAATCACAGGGAGTGGTAAGAGTTAGCCAGACCCCTCTGGAGAAAACTCCTTGCCATCTGTCAGCCTGTGCTGGGCAGCCTGGGGGATATGGCGAGCCGCTTACGAGGACCCTGCTGTCTTACAGTCTGGCCATGTATTATCGCCCACCGCAAAGCTTCAAGGACCAGCCTGGTAGGACCGAGCATGGTGGCTCACTCTGTCCTTCCAGAAACACTCTACTTTTTGTCCAGGGGTCCCCTCATTCTGCTGGTCCCTCCTAACTCGCAGGCCACTCCTCacctcctctgctccttccttctcaCCAATGGCGTCCCTCCTAGAATGGCCACATCGGGGTCTCTCGCCTGAACTCTGGGCCCAGCCGCCTACTCTGCCCTTCCACCCCCAAGCCTGAAAGTCCTGTGCAGTCTTGCACCTCCCAGGTCCTCACCAAATTCCCAACCCCCCTTCCACCCAGCTTGGGCCCTCGCTTCGGACTCTTTTTGCCTCAGTCCACGTGACTCTGGTTTTCTAGCCATCAGGCCCAGCACCAGGGAGTCATCCTGGACTGCTCTTTGCCTTTCCCACTCATTTCAAACCAGTCCGCAAATCCTGTTCGCTTCACCTCTGTAGGTCTCTAGAGCAGGGCCGCTCAGTCTTCCACTGCTACCTCCTTGGTCCATGCCACCTTCCAGATAGTGGCCAACATGTCACTCCTGTCACTTCTTTGCCTTCGCCCCTTCCCATGGCTCCCATTGCCTCAGCGAGATGGCTCAATGGTAAGTGGGTGACCTCCAAGGCCCACGTGCTCTGGACCCCCATCACCTCTCTGGCCCATCTCCTTTTTACCCTTCCTTATTCTGCTTCAGCCACACCAGATTCCTTACTGACCCTCCAACTGAGCCAGGATgtgtgcctcagggcctttgcactcggTGTTCCCACTGCCTgggacattttttcccccaatatccACAATATCCCTTTAGTTCTTTGCCCAAAGGCCATGCTATTGATGAGGTTTCCTCCCCTCATGAGCCTTGGCGCTTTCTATATGCTGACACCTTATCTGTTTCCTATCCTTTCTCACCAGAGTCAGCTCTGTGGGGTCAGGGACTGTCTTATTCACTGTCATATCCCCAGCACCTAAAATGTACCTGACCTGTAGTTCACACTCAATAGATGGCTAAGTGGATTAATTGGCTTGAATTCCAGAACAGAGTACGGTTCTGGGGCAGAACATTTATCCCTTTCCCTGAATCCTAAAATGGGAGGAGGATTGGTAATGAGGGACATGTTCTAGGGCTAGACACTTGGCCTTGGAGCCTGTCCCCAGGGTCAAGTCTTTGCTTGACCAAGTGCTTGCAAGTGGCCAAGGACCTCTCTGACCCTGACCAAATCCCCACCCTTTCCGGGTCTCAGCTTGGAAATGGGGGCTGACACCTCCCTTTCCCATTTTTAAGACGACCCCACCACCTCCAGCCGGGCCCCTACCCACCCCAGGTCTACCTTGGATGTGGGTCACACGTTGTGGGTGCGGATGGTGTCGGGAGAAGAAGGAGTGGTGGCTGAGGCGGCCAAAGCGGTAGGTCCCAGGGGTTTGGGGCCTGGGGGTCCTCAGTGCCGTTTGGATCAGCTGGAAATCCACAATCCCTGGGATCATCAGTTCTTTCTGCGGCCCGCCGTCCCCATGGCTCCTCGGCCTGTGTCCTGACTTTTTAGGCTCAGCCCTTGGACTGAAGGAGAACATCAAGGAGAAGCTAATGGAGCCTCCGGGCAGCAGTGCCCACCCAGCTTGGAGCTCGGGTCTTATCTGGAGTCTATTACTGAGACACGCTGAAGCGGGTTTCCAGgatctctctcccacccccctggcACCCAAAGCTGGGCCTCTCCCGGGGTCCACTCCCAACTGGTACAATCCAGTCCCAGGGAGCTTCCTGTCTTCCTAAGATGCCTTCACAGGGAGCTTGAATCTATTTGAGAGAATTCAGATGGAATCTCTCAagacctcagttttctcccaCAAACCCTCTCTCAAGCCACAGGGAAGAAGCCTCAGACCCACCTACTCAACCAAATACCTGGGTAGAAGCAAAGGGACCTTATATACACAGACACAGCAAGGGCCTGTCCCCACGCTGACTGTTGGCAGTCCAGGAGAAGCCAGCTACAggcagcccacccccaccccgtgcccccCAGACAATCTTGGCCCAGGCATCCAGAGGCCAAAGCTGGAGCGCCGAGGTCAGATGGCGCCAGCATCTCCTTTTCCCGGGGGGCCCCTCCCAGGAGACGCAGAGCTGATGCGGTAGCCTTCAGAGTCGCAACGCTGCAGGGAAGCGTCAAGCTCTTGCTCTGCTTTGCTGGAGACAAGCTTCTCAGGTTGTCTGACCTCCGCCCTGCGCCCCTGCCCTCCGCTGAGGATGCCAGGCCCTGCCTCTGGAGGAGGAGCTCGAGGTCAGTCCAACAAGGATCCAAAGGTGGGGTGCTCTCCgcctggggcctgggggggcCACCTGCCTGCGCGCTGTCTGCACTCCCTTCTCCCGCTGGCCCCGGCTGAAGGGAGGCCCTCTGGAGAAGAGACGGACTCTGGATATGCTAAGCAAGGTGCTCTGCCCCGGGGCCCTCTGAGAATTTCGCTGACCAGGCCCCTGAGTTTTCTGTGCCGTCCTCGATTGGCCTCTAAGGGATCTGGgacttaaagaaataaagcaaacctTCTCTGAAATTTGCAGTTACCTGGTGGTCCCCTACCCCAAGTGATGGAGGAAGTCATCCCTCAGAAACCCCAGGAATTCTAGTACTAGGTGCTTCGGCCCCCAGTCACCATGTCCTCTCCCTCCAGGGAGGGACCCGGTGTGTGACCTGCGCTAAACTCAGGCTCAGGAACCCACGGGGACCTGGCTGAGGGCAGCGGAAGGTGAGGCCCCTCAGTCTGCTGGGTTCCCCCTGGCCACCTttgtctcccaccccaccctgcctccacCACCCCCTTGGTCAGCAGCAGGGGGCACATGCGGGGTCTTACGCCATCAGTGGATGTTCAGCCAACTGGGTCTTCACTTCGGTAGCCATCATAGCCTTTCTGACAGAATAAAGGCCAGTGCACCTAATACTAGTGCTGGAGATGGATGgcaggaactctcatacactggtGGTGGGAGTGTAAACCGGAACAGACACTTGGGGGAGAAAAATTGGCAATATCTTGTAAAATTGAACATTGGCATGTTGAACTGGCATAGAGCACTCAACCGTTCCTCTCCCTGACATATACCCAGGGAGGCCCTTGCGGTGGTACCACGGGGGCTGTATGTAAAAATATTCAGACTAACATCGTGCAAGTTAGCCAACACCTGGCGACATCCCAAATGTCCGATGGTGGCAGGAACGAGAAAATGAGCTGTGCTGCATGTGGGCAATTGAGCATCATATTGCAATGACAATGAACCACAGCTACGCagaacaacatgggtgaatcttaCAAATACAATGTGAGGTCAAGGAAAGCGAGTCCCAGAAGCCCCAGAGCCTGAGATTCCTTCTTAGAGGTAGAGTTCAAAGGCAAGCAAAAGTATCATAAATGTGATAAGATAAGGTGGGGGGGGCAAGAAAACAGTACACACAAAATTCAGCTAGTGGCTATTTCTGAGGAAAGTAaggggggggatggggtgggggggcgggttAGATTGTTCGTGATGGTGTTCTAGTTCTTGGTTTGAGAGGCGCCTTTGCCGGTgctcattataaaatgaaataaactaattTGGTGACATGGATGTAAGATGATAGGTGTTGAAGTCAAGAATTatgactgggggcacctgggtggctcagtgggtgaagcatctgcctttggctcaggtcatgatctcagggtcctgggatggaggcctgcatcgggctctctgctcagcggggagcctgctctccctctcccactccccctgcttgtgtttcctctttcgctgtgcctctctctgctaaataaatagataaaatgttaaaaaaaaaagaattgtgattGGTCTAAATCTATGGACCTgaatatagctatatatatgcatatatgcataatatatacacacacatacatatacacagacacgtacatatacacatatagtacacacacagatatacatgtacacatataaatacacatgaacactcacacatatacatgtacaaaAGCGCACACACGTACACGTTTATATAGTATGtgcacatgtacatacatgtatacatacacatgcacacgtgattacatatacacacaaacatacacacatacatctaCACATACAatataccacacacatacacgtacatatacatgtgcatacacatacatatacatatgcacacatacaggTACATGTACACACAACACATATATACAGGtcacatacaaatacacatgaacacacatgcacatgcatatatgtgtgcacatgcacacacaatacagtatatgcatatatacatgcatgtacacatacacgcatatacacatacaaacatacatagacacatgcacatatacatatacacacagcacacacacatgttcacacatatatacttgtatatatgtatacttatatacacatacctatacacatgtacacacacatgtacatatacacatatatatacacaatatacagGCACATATATAGCACACATATACAGGTACACATAAAAATACACGTgagtacacatgcacatacacatgtgcatTTACACATacaggtacacacacatacagtatgTAGATCTCTAGATCTATCTGTCTATATCTCTCCAAAGTGCAGGGTAGTGATGGGGTTGGGACAGGAAGCCAGTGCATTCTGAAAATGAACTCTCAGTCACAAAATCTGCAAAGGACCCCAGAGATCCTCAGGGCCAGCCTCTCAAGCACTTCTTGAGTTCGGGGAAGGGGAGACTTTCAGGCGTCCTGCCTTTAAGTCTCTTGGTCTCTTCTCTAAAGAGCAAAACAGTCGGCAGAACTTCCTTGGAAGGAAGCTTTGGACATCCTTGGTGACGGGGGCTGGGTCTAGAGCACTCACATGCTGCAGGCTTGAGGACAGGCCATTTGGAAGCCCAAACCCATCTGCCTACAGGAAAAAGTACTCGTTAGAACAAAGACTTTCAAATGCTTTTGACTGTGATCATACTAAGAAACTCCTTCCTAGATCCTgattcacacacacacgtgcacacacatctGTGTATGTGAAACTGAAGCAAGAACATTCTAGAGCAATCCTTACCCTTGCCACATAGCATGCACAGCACTATTTTCATCCtacttcttgttttcattttgcaaatgttaGCTGTGACcaattacattgattttataaGCCACAAATGGGTCATGACCCACAGCTGCGGTAGCGGTCAACAGGGACTCAGGCAGGCCTGTCTTTTCCAGAGTGAGACAGGCCGGGCCCTGCTGTGTCTGCTCCCGTCCtcactcccctctctgcctggcccCCAACCAGCTGGACACAAGGAGTCCAAACACTCACACCCATCCTAGACCTTCCCTTTCTGCATCTCGGCCTCTGGAGGCCCTCCCCTGGCCCCTCTGTCTGGCTCTAGTGTCCATTTCCTCCCCGGGAGACATCCGTGGTGGACTCACCGAGGCGAGTGCCTGCTACGGTCTGTGTATGAGAAGTCCCCGCTGCCTGAGCAGAAAGGAGCGAGAAGACACATCAATAGGCAGGCAGGCTCGCTGGTTCTGTGGGCAAGCCTGTCGGCTTTGTGACCACGTAAGGCACTGGTTGCTAGGCTACCCCTGCCCCACAACTCCAGAACCACTCCCCAGCACCCCTCTCCTTGCCACCACCCCCCCAGCTCCTCTGAACCCTCCAGGTTCCCTCCAAGTTCCCTCTCCACCTGGGACTCGGCATTTTCAGTGGGGGCCGAGGAAGACAATGAGAGTCAGGGGCTGGTTTCAGCCAGCAAGCGGCAGACagaaaaactggcaaagaagGTTGGTGGAGGTTGGTCCCAGCTTTGTCAGCCCAGCCAGGCCTGATGTCACTCTAGATAGCTCTGCTTCCCACACATCCTGTTTCTGGGGGTTCATTGGCAAGACAGCTGCCTCTTAGCTGGAGAGAAGGAGGCTGCCCGAGTGACCTAGAGCCTCCCTCTAGCCCTCCTCTGGGCAGGATAATGGGGTGGGAAGACTCTGGTTTTTAGCTGGGCAGGGGTTTCAATCTGATTCGAACACTTCCTAGATGTGGCACCTTGGGTTTCGAAATCACCCGTGTTGCCAGAAACATGGAACAGTGGTAAGAAGGCTTGGTTGAACACCAGTTCTGCTACttgtgagctgtgtgacctcggacaGATTACCTGatgtctctgaacttcagttaTCACATCTCAGAAATGAACATGCTCATGGGATTTTTGGGAAGACAGAATGACTTCATGCACATTGAAGTGTTCAGAACAATGCCAAACACTCAGTATGATCTCCTACCGTTAttgccttctctgagcctgtctGACGGGGCAGTCTCCTCTACCCCTGGTGTCCTTCTGAAGGACGAATGAGCTCAGGGAATTCAGCTACCTAGTCTTTTACCTGGTGCACAGGAGATGCTCAAAAATGGTAATAACAATGCTTATTAGTATTGGTGTCAGGATGGAGGTAGGATTTTTTACTATACATACGTATGTAGGTGGGATGAGTCCTTAGTCCGAGAACTCCCTTGGGTAATTCACTTGATTGCTTGGAGGCTCAACTTGGGACACCTTTTGTCCGCAGGGTACGATAAGATCAGGCACTGTGAGGGGTGCATGCTGGTTCTATGAACTAAGGGAACGTGCTTGATGCTGTATCCTCggctaggaaggaaggaaaggaagaaggaaagctaGAGACAAACCCAACTCCTTCAGGAGTTCTGCTAGTCCCAGCAGAGGGTGGGGATTCCAACAATGGTTATGACCCACTGTGGGCGGTGCCTGATCTTGGCCTGGCCCCCAGTGCTCCTCCATCCATACAGGTCAGCATGGTCTTCAAGTAAGTGTAGCTTTTCCCGGGCCTGTCTCTGGGGGAATAAGGAGACCCCTTTGAACCCATTCTGCAAGATCCTTCTTCCACGTTTCTGGGGTTGTAGCTACTATTACAATAAACAGTACTGTgtttgaaagaagagaaagcttCTTTCCTGCCCAGTCCCTCCCTGTTGCTTCCAACCCACTTTGGGGGGTTTCCCACCAGATGACCTGAGGCAGCTGAAACTAAAGCCCACCTTCCCTTTCTGATTGTACCTCTTACACTTTCATTGTATTCTTCAGAACCCTACAGCAGGGTCTGCATGTAGATTGAGCTGTGGGGGTGAAGGGAGTACCTTAGGGAATGCCTTCAACACTGGTTTGTAAGGTTGATAACATAATTGCTAAGCAAACCCTCCTGTCATGATCTTTATGGAGCATCCAAGGCAGGAGGGTCTGTCTGCCTGGAAATGCTCTGAAGCTTGGTCCTCCTGCTCGGACATCTCAGTTATGAGAGGAGAAACATTACATTTTATGGAGCACT
Proteins encoded in this region:
- the TBATA gene encoding protein TBATA isoform X6; translated protein: MMATEVKTQLAEHPLMAPRAEPKKSGHRPRSHGDGGPQKELMIPGIVDFQLIQTALRTPRPQTPGTYRFGRLSHHSFFSRHHPHPQRVTHIQDLTGKPVCVVRDEFSLAPVPQVTLLSRCLMGMPGISVPVGDPQSNREPQLSSETWKKELKDLASRVAVFTKENELKSKEKEEPQREQGAKYSAETGRLIPTSTRAVGRRHSRQSPRIYPSGKDGGVQTIVLRDQELLILELLCQILQTDSLSAIQFWLLYAPPKEKDLALGLLQTAVAQLLPQPLDSLPVEKLLHQLHEVQEPSQERQQPPYSQSPKKTKTPPLPKGDKPEYIGRAQVLRMHSSQIAEEKASQPKAEC
- the TBATA gene encoding protein TBATA isoform X5, with amino-acid sequence MMATEVKTQLAEHPLMAPRSLRGQSRTAQKTQGPGQRNSQRAPGQSTLLSISRVRLFSRGPPFSRGQREKGVQTARSPRAEPKKSGHRPRSHGDGGPQKELMIPGIVDFQLIQTALRTPRPQTPGTYRFGRLSHHSFFSRHHPHPQRVTHIQDLTGKPVCVVRDEFSLAPVPQVTLLSRCLMGMPGISVPVGDPQSNREPQLSSETWKKELKDLASRVAVFTKENELKSKEKEEPQREQGAKYSAETGRLIPTSTRAVGRRHSRQSPRIYPSGKDGGVQTIVLRDQELLILELLCQILQTDSLSAIQFWLLYAPPKEKDLALGLLQTAVAQLLPQPLDSLPVEKLLHQLHEVQEPSQERQQPPYSQSPKKTKTPPLPKGDKPEYIGRAQVLRMHSSQIAEEKASQPKAEC
- the TBATA gene encoding protein TBATA isoform X1 — its product is MMATEVKTQLAEHPLMAPRSLRGQSRTAQKTQGPGQRNSQRAPGQSTLLSISRVRLFSRGPPFSRGQREKGVQTARSPRAEPKKSGHRPRSHGDGGPQKELMIPGIVDFQLIQTALRTPRPQTPGTYRFGRLSHHSFFSRHHPHPQRVTHIQDLTGKPVCVVRDEFSLAPVPQVTLLSRCLMGMPGISVPVGDPQSNREPQLSSETWKKELKDLASRVAVFTKENELKSKEKEEPQREQGAKYSAETGRLIPTSTRAVGRRHSRQSPRIYPSGKDGGVQTIVLRDQELLGGLTLPGIRFSGPVGRGPRAGLQGFHLLPRAPTPAGRSHSRHQQLGLGSPRSPFDTELTLPRMTLAWRSQGEEGRKVAVTPEAEEAAEEAAGCEVRTPLGETESQARQSAEPASPEPQPAHSDHPTSMLASPDPGSSREGRPVGFLKSPSPGPRDPRLDPGAPLSDPADRLLERYPVLASVRSSEGERPGPGAPADSGSSAPSTAPRLSPGGKTSPSAPRSPRTFSREATTTLQPIPEEDKDTAPTQRRQTRVYRKSTSSSDAFKPDRRRESLTAKGRMLSPGPFARLAQELPPGLRLFSAPPSQQQYRLAYHTEPIKRLPSL
- the TBATA gene encoding protein TBATA isoform X7 produces the protein MMATEVKTQLAEHPLMAPRSLRGQSRTAQKTQGPGQRNSQRAPGQSTLLSISRVRLFSRGPPFSRGQREKGVQTARSPRAEPKKSGHRPRSHGDGGPQKELMIPGIVDFQLIQTALRTPRPQTPGTYRFGRLSHHSFFSRHHPHPQRVTHIQDLTGKPVCVVRDEFSLAPVPQVTLLSRCLMGMPGISVPVGDPQSNREPQLSSETWKKELKDLASRVAVFTKENELKSKEKEEPQREQGAKYSAETGRLIPTSTRAVGRRHSRQSPRIYPSGKDGGVQTIVLRDQELLDSKGSTCYREPQLQPAVATAAISSSA